A DNA window from Methylocystis heyeri contains the following coding sequences:
- a CDS encoding DUF1036 domain-containing protein has product MIRRVLPLVMISCFSCGVTPAQADFRLCNNTAGRVSVAIAYTDGHSWLSEGWWNLRPSACETLLRGPLAAQYYYVYAMDERGGEWKGKSFMCTRDREFRIDGREDCFARGFDRTGFFEIDTGRDARNWTVQLTDPSGSAAQ; this is encoded by the coding sequence ATGATTCGTCGTGTCCTCCCGCTTGTCATGATTTCGTGCTTCTCTTGCGGCGTAACCCCGGCGCAGGCCGATTTTCGGCTGTGCAACAACACCGCAGGCAGGGTCAGCGTCGCCATCGCCTATACCGACGGCCACAGCTGGCTGTCCGAAGGGTGGTGGAACCTCCGTCCCTCGGCGTGCGAAACCTTGTTGAGAGGCCCTTTGGCGGCTCAATATTATTATGTATACGCGATGGACGAACGCGGGGGCGAGTGGAAGGGCAAGTCCTTCATGTGCACCCGCGACCGCGAGTTCAGGATAGACGGGCGCGAAGACTGCTTTGCGCGCGGCTTCGACAGGACAGGCTTCTTCGAGATCGACACCGGTCGAGACGCCAGAAACTGGACGGTCCAGTTGACCGATCCATCGGGGTCCGCCGCGCAATAG
- a CDS encoding GNAT family N-acetyltransferase produces the protein MNLAAREPQRPPLVSRRAPQEIAELLDVWVASWRATYADIDFDARRDWFVDHLSTLESAGAVTLCLHAAPRGDIKGFVVIDPATGWLDQICVHPDQFGNGGADALIAAAREASPGGIRLDVNADNDRALRFYYREGFMRLCDGALSQSGRPTLVLEWKPS, from the coding sequence ATGAACCTCGCCGCGCGCGAGCCACAGCGCCCGCCCCTGGTGTCGAGGCGCGCGCCCCAGGAAATCGCCGAGCTGCTGGATGTTTGGGTCGCCTCATGGCGCGCCACCTACGCCGACATCGATTTCGACGCCCGGCGAGATTGGTTCGTCGATCATCTTTCGACTCTGGAGAGCGCAGGCGCCGTGACGCTTTGCCTGCACGCGGCGCCCCGCGGCGACATCAAAGGCTTTGTCGTCATCGACCCGGCGACGGGCTGGCTCGACCAGATCTGCGTGCACCCCGACCAGTTCGGAAACGGCGGAGCAGACGCCCTCATCGCAGCCGCCCGCGAGGCGTCTCCCGGCGGCATCCGGCTGGATGTCAACGCCGACAACGACCGGGCGCTACGCTTCTATTATCGCGAAGGCTTCATGCGCCTCTGCGACGGCGCCCTGAGCCAATCGGGCCGGCCGACGCTGGTGCTGGAGTGGAAACCCAGCTGA
- the hemB gene encoding porphobilinogen synthase yields the protein MSEQAAKGQGAGRLNLLHRPRRNRRSEWARRLVREHRLDVSDLIWPLFLIEGSGLQEPVPSMPGVFRYSVDLAVEAVAQAAALGIPAVALFPNIDPALRDERASQAHHPENLVCAACRAIKADVPEIGVITDVALDPYTSHGHDGLLEGDEIVNDATVAVLVAQALNQARAGADIIAPSDMMDGRIGAIRAALDAEGFEQVQIMAYAAKYASAFYGPFRDAIGTKKTLRGDKRSYQMDPANTNEALREVALDLEQGADMVMVKPGMPYLDIVRRVADEFGAPTFAYQVSGEYAMIMAAAQNGWLDGDRAMMESLLAFKRAGAKGVLTYFAPRAAEMLNRKIELL from the coding sequence ATGAGCGAGCAGGCAGCGAAGGGGCAAGGCGCGGGTCGGCTGAATCTGCTGCATCGCCCGCGCCGCAATCGGCGCAGTGAATGGGCGCGTCGGCTGGTGCGCGAGCACAGGCTGGATGTTTCCGACCTCATCTGGCCGCTGTTCCTCATCGAAGGAAGCGGACTGCAGGAGCCGGTCCCGTCGATGCCGGGGGTGTTCCGCTACTCGGTGGATCTCGCCGTCGAAGCCGTCGCTCAGGCCGCCGCGCTCGGAATCCCGGCCGTCGCTCTCTTTCCCAACATAGACCCCGCATTGCGCGACGAGCGCGCCAGCCAGGCGCATCATCCGGAGAATCTGGTCTGCGCCGCCTGCCGCGCGATAAAGGCCGATGTGCCGGAGATCGGCGTCATCACGGATGTCGCGCTCGATCCCTATACCAGCCACGGCCATGACGGCCTGCTCGAAGGCGACGAGATCGTCAACGACGCCACTGTCGCCGTCCTTGTCGCCCAGGCGCTCAATCAGGCGCGCGCCGGCGCGGACATCATCGCGCCCTCGGACATGATGGACGGCCGCATCGGCGCCATAAGGGCCGCGCTCGACGCCGAAGGGTTCGAGCAGGTTCAGATCATGGCTTACGCCGCAAAATACGCCTCGGCTTTTTACGGACCTTTCCGCGACGCCATCGGCACCAAGAAAACCTTGCGGGGAGACAAGCGCAGCTATCAGATGGACCCCGCCAACACCAATGAAGCCCTGCGGGAGGTCGCCCTGGATCTGGAGCAGGGAGCCGACATGGTGATGGTGAAGCCGGGGATGCCTTATCTCGACATCGTTCGGCGCGTGGCGGACGAATTCGGCGCGCCGACTTTCGCCTATCAGGTTTCCGGCGAATACGCGATGATCATGGCCGCGGCGCAGAACGGCTGGCTCGACGGCGACCGGGCCATGATGGAGAGCCTGCTGGCGTTCAAGCGCGCGGGAGCAAAGGGCGTCCTGACCTATTTCGCGCCGCGCGCGGCGGAGATGCTGAACCGAAAGATCGAGCTCCTGTGA
- the pyk gene encoding pyruvate kinase: MRRLRRVKIIATLGPASVDKAVVAGLAMAGADVFRINMSHTDHPGLGNYVRMIREIEEDLGRAIGVLVDLQGPKLRIGAFAEGSAHLRKGDVFQFDSDPAPGDAKRVRLPHPEILAALKVDDTILIDDGKVRLHVVEATPEWSRAVVDVAGRISNRKGVSLPDTEIPITSMTEKDRADLEAALKEGVDWVAISFVQRREDVLEVKALTQGRALVMAKIEKPQAIARLDDVIEVSDALMVARGDLGVELPLEKVPGLQKRINRAARRLGKPVVVATQMLESMILSPVPTRAEVSDVATAVFEGADAVMLSAESAAGQYPQDAVATMSRIAEEVETDIVYRGIINAQRGEAPNPTPADAIAAAARDVAQTLGVKAICAWTDSGSTALRIARERPASPILALSPKRDTARRLALVWGVHALQTRDASGVEDMVQRACAHARAEGFGDDNDDRIAIVAGMPFGSPGATNMIRIALLGEGN; encoded by the coding sequence ATGAGAAGGCTTCGGCGCGTCAAGATTATCGCGACTTTGGGTCCCGCGAGCGTGGACAAGGCGGTTGTCGCCGGCCTCGCCATGGCGGGCGCCGACGTCTTCCGGATCAACATGAGCCACACCGATCACCCGGGGCTCGGCAATTATGTGCGGATGATCCGGGAAATCGAGGAAGACCTCGGCCGCGCCATCGGCGTTCTGGTCGATCTGCAGGGGCCGAAATTGCGCATCGGAGCCTTCGCGGAGGGCTCCGCGCATCTGCGCAAGGGGGATGTCTTCCAATTCGATTCCGACCCCGCGCCGGGCGACGCCAAGCGCGTGCGCCTGCCGCATCCGGAAATTCTCGCCGCCCTCAAGGTCGACGACACCATTCTGATCGACGACGGCAAGGTGCGGCTCCATGTCGTCGAGGCGACGCCGGAATGGTCGCGCGCGGTGGTGGATGTGGCCGGGCGCATCTCCAATCGGAAGGGAGTCAGCCTTCCCGATACCGAAATCCCCATCACCTCGATGACCGAAAAAGATCGCGCCGATCTCGAGGCGGCCCTGAAGGAGGGCGTGGATTGGGTCGCGATCTCCTTCGTGCAGCGGCGCGAGGACGTGCTCGAGGTCAAGGCCCTCACGCAGGGGCGCGCCCTGGTCATGGCCAAGATCGAGAAGCCCCAGGCGATCGCCCGGCTCGACGACGTCATCGAGGTTTCGGACGCCCTGATGGTCGCGCGCGGCGATCTCGGCGTGGAGCTGCCGCTCGAGAAAGTTCCGGGCCTTCAGAAGAGGATCAACCGCGCGGCGCGGCGGCTGGGCAAGCCGGTCGTCGTCGCCACCCAAATGCTTGAATCAATGATCCTTTCCCCGGTGCCCACGCGCGCCGAGGTGTCGGACGTCGCGACCGCCGTGTTCGAAGGCGCCGACGCCGTGATGCTTTCCGCCGAGAGCGCCGCAGGCCAATATCCCCAGGACGCGGTCGCGACCATGAGCCGGATCGCCGAAGAGGTCGAGACGGACATCGTCTATCGCGGCATCATCAACGCCCAGCGTGGAGAGGCGCCGAATCCCACTCCCGCCGACGCCATCGCCGCGGCCGCGCGCGACGTCGCCCAGACTCTCGGGGTCAAGGCGATCTGCGCCTGGACCGATTCAGGCTCGACCGCCTTGCGGATCGCCCGGGAGCGGCCCGCCTCGCCGATCCTGGCGCTTTCGCCCAAACGGGACACTGCGCGCCGCCTCGCGCTGGTCTGGGGCGTCCACGCCCTGCAGACGCGGGACGCCAGCGGAGTCGAGGATATGGTGCAGCGCGCCTGCGCTCATGCCCGGGCCGAGGGCTTCGGCGACGACAATGACGACAGGATCGCGATCGTCGCCGGCATGCCGTTCGGTTCGCCCGGCGCGACCAATATGATCCGCATCGCGCTGTTGGGCGAGGGGAACTGA
- a CDS encoding EAL domain-containing protein, with translation MQGLLLVAPVLCRREASFVGFKKYLLGLLAFLAFAPSAWAVDSVRVPHDAQAIDLTNAIEKHASQGDRLQVSTAPGSDGIVRRIEVGAKEPGTRPSWIVFALTNDTDEQIERLIVAPHFRLQGSGLIWPDLGATRISTITASQGFPPEQEESSDADVFRLTLDPGTTVTYVAELRTPNLPQLYLWEPDAYKDKVTSLTLYRGIVIGISGLLALFLTIVFVVKGAVIFPAAAALAWAVLAYVCIDFGFWDKIFGADPATDRIWRAGAETVLSATLVVFLFAYLNLNRWHVRAWHIAAVWLLILADLAGLAVFDAPVAAGVARISLGVVAVVGFALILYLASHGFDRAIMLIPTWFLLLLWVCAAGFTIFGWLTNDLVSPALIGGLVLIVMLIGFTVMQNAFASGGLGAGAISDIERKALALTGASEIVFDWDVPSDHIYVSPEAEVQLGLDRGGLEGSAASWLDLLHPFEQDRYRACLDAILEQRRGRIDQEFRLRSADGHYLCFRLRARPVVGPDGEVVRVVGTLNDVTEERNAQERLLHDAIRDNLTGLPNRQLFFDRLGATLVFARMHKELRPTVMCIDIDRFKQINEQVGVATGDSILLTISHRLGRLLQPQDTLARLDGDTFAIILVSEANPDTAITVAESVRRALATPVRFTDREISLFASIGVALFDPSVHPGAEDMLDDAEIAMRNAKRSGGNCIEVFRPAMRGQRSDRHTLEADLRRALERNEIKVLFQPVVRLEDRTIAGFETLVRWDHPKLGRVDAPDFLAVAEETGLIIDIGLLALERAGRELAAWQRALAVDPPIFASVSVSSQLLLRHDLLRDVKSVLMRNEIVRGSLKLELPENLVMENPEHSAQVLARLKELGAGLSLAGFGSGYSSLSYLQRFPFDTIKIDRSLVRQTGKASRAAILRSTISLAKDLGFDVIAEGAETESDAIELYQLGCGYAQGYAFGRPISLQEARRLLGAAPEAAA, from the coding sequence ATGCAGGGCCTTCTGCTTGTAGCGCCGGTCCTTTGTCGTCGAGAAGCGAGTTTCGTGGGTTTCAAAAAATATCTGCTCGGCTTGCTGGCGTTTCTCGCTTTCGCTCCCTCGGCCTGGGCCGTGGACAGCGTCCGCGTGCCTCATGACGCCCAGGCCATCGATCTCACAAACGCCATCGAAAAGCACGCCTCGCAGGGCGATCGCCTGCAGGTTTCCACCGCGCCCGGCTCGGACGGCATCGTCCGCCGCATCGAGGTCGGGGCGAAAGAGCCCGGAACGCGGCCGAGCTGGATCGTGTTCGCTCTCACCAACGACACCGACGAGCAGATCGAGCGGCTGATCGTCGCGCCCCATTTCCGTCTGCAGGGCTCGGGACTGATCTGGCCCGATCTCGGCGCGACCCGCATCTCCACCATAACGGCGAGCCAGGGCTTTCCGCCGGAGCAGGAAGAAAGCTCCGACGCTGACGTCTTCCGCCTTACGCTCGATCCGGGCACGACCGTCACCTATGTCGCGGAGCTGCGCACGCCCAATCTGCCGCAGCTCTATCTGTGGGAGCCGGACGCCTATAAGGACAAGGTCACGAGCCTCACCCTTTATCGCGGCATAGTGATCGGGATATCGGGGCTTCTTGCTCTATTTTTAACCATCGTTTTCGTTGTCAAGGGCGCCGTGATCTTTCCGGCGGCGGCTGCGCTCGCCTGGGCGGTTCTGGCCTATGTCTGCATAGATTTCGGGTTCTGGGACAAGATTTTCGGCGCGGACCCGGCTACGGACCGGATCTGGCGCGCCGGGGCCGAAACCGTCCTTTCGGCGACGCTGGTCGTGTTCCTGTTCGCCTATCTCAACCTCAACCGCTGGCATGTCCGAGCGTGGCATATCGCCGCCGTCTGGCTGCTGATTCTCGCCGATCTCGCCGGACTGGCCGTTTTCGACGCGCCGGTCGCAGCCGGGGTCGCCAGAATTTCGCTCGGCGTCGTCGCCGTGGTCGGATTCGCGCTCATTCTTTATCTCGCCTCGCATGGTTTCGACCGCGCGATCATGCTGATCCCGACATGGTTCCTGCTGCTGCTCTGGGTCTGCGCGGCGGGCTTCACCATTTTCGGCTGGCTGACCAACGACCTCGTGTCTCCCGCGCTGATCGGCGGCCTCGTGCTGATCGTCATGCTGATCGGCTTCACGGTGATGCAGAACGCCTTCGCCAGCGGCGGTCTCGGCGCCGGGGCGATCTCGGATATCGAACGCAAGGCGCTCGCCCTGACAGGGGCGAGCGAGATCGTCTTCGATTGGGACGTTCCCTCGGATCACATCTACGTCAGTCCCGAGGCGGAGGTTCAGCTCGGCCTCGACCGCGGCGGGCTCGAGGGTAGCGCCGCATCCTGGCTCGATCTCTTGCATCCCTTCGAGCAGGACCGCTATCGCGCCTGCCTCGACGCCATATTGGAGCAGAGGCGCGGGCGCATCGACCAGGAGTTCCGCCTGCGCTCGGCAGACGGGCATTACCTCTGCTTCCGTCTGCGGGCGCGACCGGTGGTGGGGCCGGACGGCGAGGTGGTGCGCGTCGTGGGCACGCTGAACGACGTGACGGAAGAACGCAACGCCCAGGAAAGGCTCCTGCACGATGCGATCCGCGACAATCTCACCGGCCTGCCCAACCGGCAGCTGTTCTTCGACCGCCTCGGAGCGACTCTCGTCTTCGCGAGGATGCACAAGGAGCTGCGGCCGACGGTGATGTGCATCGACATCGACCGTTTCAAGCAGATCAACGAGCAGGTCGGCGTCGCGACCGGCGACAGCATTCTCCTCACCATTTCTCATCGTCTCGGCCGGCTTTTGCAGCCGCAGGACACTTTGGCCCGCCTCGACGGCGACACTTTCGCGATCATCCTGGTTTCCGAGGCCAATCCCGATACGGCGATCACGGTTGCCGAGTCGGTGCGGCGCGCCCTGGCGACCCCCGTCCGTTTCACCGATCGCGAGATCAGCCTGTTCGCGTCGATCGGCGTCGCGCTGTTCGATCCTTCGGTTCATCCGGGGGCCGAAGACATGCTCGACGACGCTGAGATCGCGATGCGGAACGCCAAGCGCTCGGGCGGCAATTGCATCGAGGTGTTTCGCCCCGCCATGCGCGGCCAGCGCTCGGACCGCCATACGCTCGAAGCCGATCTTCGCCGCGCCCTGGAGCGCAACGAGATCAAGGTTCTGTTCCAGCCCGTGGTTCGGCTGGAGGATCGCACCATCGCCGGGTTCGAGACCCTGGTGCGCTGGGACCATCCGAAACTCGGGCGGGTCGATGCGCCCGATTTTCTCGCCGTCGCCGAAGAGACGGGCTTGATCATAGACATCGGTCTCCTGGCCTTGGAGCGGGCGGGGCGGGAACTCGCCGCCTGGCAGCGCGCGCTCGCCGTAGATCCGCCGATCTTCGCCTCGGTGAGCGTATCGTCCCAGCTTCTGTTGCGTCATGACCTGCTGCGCGACGTAAAGAGCGTTCTGATGCGCAATGAAATCGTCCGCGGCAGCCTCAAGCTGGAGCTGCCCGAGAACCTCGTGATGGAAAATCCCGAGCACTCGGCGCAGGTGTTGGCGCGTCTCAAGGAACTCGGCGCCGGCCTGTCGCTCGCGGGCTTCGGCTCCGGCTACTCGTCCTTGTCCTATCTGCAGCGGTTCCCGTTCGACACGATCAAGATAGACCGCTCGCTCGTGCGGCAGACCGGCAAGGCCTCTCGCGCCGCTATTCTTCGCTCGACGATTTCGCTGGCCAAGGATCTCGGCTTCGACGTCATCGCGGAAGGGGCGGAAACCGAATCCGACGCCATCGAGCTCTACCAGCTCGGCTGCGGCTACGCCCAGGGCTACGCCTTCGGCCGTCCCATCAGCTTGCAGGAGGCGCGGCGGCTGCTCGGCGCCGCTCCGGAAGCGGCGGCCTGA
- a CDS encoding inositol monophosphatase family protein — MIRSALMNVMTAAALKAGRGLKRDFGEVENLQVSVKGPGDFVTAADKRSEKTLFDELSKARPGYGFLMEEGGSVEGSDKTHTWHIDPLDGTANFLHGIPIFAISIALERDGQIVAGVIYNPATDDMYVAEKGQGAFYNNRRMRVAARRTLADSMVACGIPALGRVGLHARFQSELAATMAKTGNIRRLGAAAIDLAMVASGRCDGYWERGIKPWDIAAGVVMVREAGGFVTDLSGGGDMLTKSEICAGNEAIHRQLLDALRKA; from the coding sequence ATGATTCGCTCCGCCCTGATGAATGTCATGACCGCCGCCGCCCTCAAGGCGGGACGCGGGCTGAAGCGGGATTTCGGGGAGGTCGAAAACCTGCAGGTTTCCGTCAAGGGACCGGGAGATTTCGTCACCGCGGCCGACAAACGGTCCGAGAAAACCCTGTTCGATGAGCTCTCGAAGGCCCGTCCGGGCTACGGCTTCCTGATGGAGGAAGGCGGCTCCGTCGAGGGCTCCGATAAAACCCACACCTGGCACATCGACCCGCTCGACGGCACCGCCAATTTCCTGCACGGGATTCCGATTTTCGCCATATCGATCGCGCTGGAGCGCGACGGCCAGATCGTCGCCGGGGTGATCTACAATCCCGCGACCGACGACATGTATGTCGCGGAAAAGGGCCAGGGCGCCTTCTACAACAACAGGCGCATGCGCGTCGCGGCGCGCCGCACCCTGGCCGATTCCATGGTCGCCTGCGGCATTCCCGCCTTGGGCAGAGTCGGCCTTCACGCCCGCTTCCAGTCCGAACTCGCCGCAACCATGGCGAAAACCGGAAATATCCGTCGCCTCGGAGCCGCGGCGATCGACCTCGCCATGGTCGCCTCCGGCCGCTGCGACGGCTATTGGGAGCGCGGCATCAAGCCGTGGGACATAGCGGCCGGGGTCGTCATGGTCCGTGAGGCGGGCGGATTCGTCACCGATCTCTCCGGAGGCGGCGACATGCTGACGAAGTCGGAAATCTGCGCCGGCAACGAAGCCATTCACCGGCAGCTTCTCGACGCCCTGAGGAAAGCATGA
- the prfA gene encoding peptide chain release factor 1, with protein MFAQDKLDLILRRHEEIGQKLASGPDSQTFVALSRELASLDEVTAAIRAFREAESERAGLRDLVEDPATDEEMRALAEGEVATAESRLDSAREALKFALLPKDEADEKSVILEVRAGTGGDEASLFAGDLFRTYQKYAASKGWSVEVLSASEGALGGYKEIIAEIIGRGVYGRLKFESGVHRVQRVPATETQGRIHTSAATVAVLPQVEDVDLTIDEKDLNIETMRSGGAGGQHVNKTESAIRITHIPSGIVVMMQEERSQHRNKAKAMSLLRSRLYDAERARLDSERSADRRQQVGSGDRSERIRTYNFPQGRVTDHRINLTLYKLDKVMEGEALDEIIDALLRDHQTRLLAQSDL; from the coding sequence ATGTTCGCCCAAGACAAACTCGATCTGATCCTGCGTCGCCATGAGGAGATCGGCCAAAAACTGGCGAGCGGGCCGGATTCCCAGACTTTCGTCGCCCTTTCGCGCGAACTCGCCTCGCTGGACGAAGTGACGGCCGCGATACGCGCGTTCCGCGAAGCCGAAAGCGAACGCGCGGGACTGCGCGACCTGGTCGAAGATCCCGCGACGGACGAAGAAATGCGCGCGCTGGCCGAGGGAGAGGTCGCGACCGCCGAGAGCAGGCTGGATTCGGCGCGGGAAGCCCTGAAATTCGCGCTTCTGCCCAAGGACGAAGCCGACGAGAAAAGCGTCATATTGGAAGTTCGCGCCGGAACCGGCGGAGACGAGGCCTCGCTGTTCGCTGGAGATCTCTTCCGCACCTATCAGAAATACGCCGCCTCGAAAGGCTGGAGCGTGGAGGTCCTTTCGGCCAGCGAAGGCGCTCTCGGCGGCTACAAGGAAATCATCGCGGAGATCATCGGCCGCGGCGTCTACGGCCGGCTCAAGTTCGAGTCCGGCGTGCATCGCGTCCAGCGCGTGCCCGCCACCGAGACGCAAGGCCGCATCCATACTTCGGCGGCGACGGTGGCCGTGCTGCCGCAGGTCGAGGACGTCGACCTCACCATCGACGAAAAAGACCTCAACATCGAAACGATGCGCTCCGGCGGCGCCGGCGGGCAGCACGTCAACAAGACCGAATCCGCCATCCGCATCACGCATATTCCGTCCGGAATCGTGGTCATGATGCAGGAGGAGCGCTCGCAGCACCGCAACAAGGCCAAGGCGATGTCCTTGCTGCGCTCCAGGCTATACGACGCCGAACGCGCACGCCTCGACAGCGAACGTTCGGCCGACCGCAGGCAGCAGGTCGGGTCGGGCGATCGCTCCGAACGCATCCGCACCTATAATTTTCCGCAAGGGCGCGTGACCGACCACAGAATCAACCTCACGCTCTATAAGCTCGACAAGGTGATGGAAGGCGAAGCCCTGGACGAGATCATCGACGCCCTGCTGCGCGACCATCAGACCAGGCTGCTCGCGCAAAGCGACCTTTGA
- a CDS encoding histone, protein MAKATTKRKPAKKAAAKKGARKTATKKSATKKAASKKAATRKSAAKKTTRKAATRKTATKKVARKTAARKTAVKKRGATKKVATKKTARKTAVKKTTRKAAVKKRAAPRKPKVVPPAPVTSETD, encoded by the coding sequence ATGGCGAAAGCAACAACCAAGCGTAAGCCGGCCAAGAAGGCCGCAGCGAAGAAGGGTGCGCGTAAGACCGCGACCAAGAAGTCCGCGACGAAAAAAGCTGCGTCGAAAAAAGCTGCGACCAGAAAGTCCGCCGCCAAGAAGACGACGCGCAAAGCGGCTACCCGCAAGACCGCGACGAAGAAGGTCGCCCGCAAGACGGCTGCGCGCAAGACCGCGGTGAAGAAGAGGGGCGCGACCAAGAAGGTCGCCACGAAGAAGACCGCCAGAAAGACTGCCGTGAAGAAGACCACGCGCAAGGCGGCCGTCAAGAAGCGCGCCGCGCCGCGTAAGCCGAAAGTCGTTCCGCCGGCCCCGGTCACTTCCGAGACCGATTGA
- the ptsP gene encoding phosphoenolpyruvate--protein phosphotransferase, whose translation MRSVLGGPRLLLRRLREISAEPVNAQTRLDKIVVQIAANMVAEVCSVYVLRADQRLELYATEGLNREAVHLTTLKAGEGLVGLIAQSAEPLALSEAQEHPAFLYRPETGEEIYHSFLGVPILRGGNTVGVLVVQNKVRRTYSEEEVEALQTTAMLLAEMIASGELQSIAKSAELLALNGPVSLRGAPISDGVGLGYALLHEPRVVIKSLLAEDVPGELQRLDTAIEAMRSSIDELVAHGDRMGAGEHREVLEAVRMVANDRGWLRRLREAVMTGLTAEAAVERVQNDARARMQRQTDPYLRDRLHDLDDIANRLLHQLTGQSYVADRDSVPDNAIIVARNMGPAALLDYDREKLRGLVLEEGGPASHVAIVARALGIAAVGLVPNITGIVEPNDPIIIDGSTGDLHVRPQQDVRSAYGEKARLRARRQEQYAALRDIASVTKDGVEIALHMNAGLTVDVPFVRDTGARSIGLFRTELQFMLANRFPRMKDQYLFYKTVLDAVPDRPVTFRTLDIGSDKILPYMATIEEENPALGWRAIRIGLDRPGLLRMQLRAMLKAAGGRDLRIMFPMVANVAEFDLAKAIALRELDLIRRHGHATPTTLDLGAMVEVPALLWELDQLAEHADFLSVGSNDLVQYLYAADRDNTRVAKRYDNLSVPVLRALKTILEAGAKAGKPVTLCGEMGGRPLEAMALLALGYRSLSMSPSSIGPVKAMILSLDMEQATAFLASLMANNDGQPSLRENLRQFASAQGVAL comes from the coding sequence ATGCGTAGCGTTCTCGGCGGCCCACGCCTGTTGCTGCGCCGGCTGCGCGAAATAAGCGCGGAGCCGGTGAACGCCCAGACGCGGCTCGACAAGATCGTCGTGCAAATTGCGGCGAATATGGTCGCGGAGGTTTGTTCCGTTTATGTCCTGCGCGCGGACCAGCGCCTGGAGCTCTATGCGACCGAGGGCCTGAACCGCGAAGCGGTCCATTTGACCACCCTGAAGGCCGGCGAAGGCCTGGTCGGCCTGATCGCCCAGAGCGCCGAACCCCTGGCCCTTTCGGAGGCCCAGGAGCACCCGGCCTTCCTCTACAGGCCGGAAACCGGCGAAGAAATCTACCATTCCTTCCTCGGCGTTCCGATCCTGCGCGGAGGCAACACCGTAGGCGTCCTCGTCGTCCAGAATAAGGTGCGGCGCACCTACTCCGAGGAAGAAGTCGAAGCGCTCCAGACCACGGCCATGCTTCTGGCCGAGATGATCGCCTCCGGCGAGCTCCAGTCGATCGCCAAATCGGCCGAGCTTCTCGCCCTCAACGGGCCCGTCTCGCTCAGGGGAGCCCCGATCAGCGACGGCGTCGGCCTCGGCTACGCGCTGCTCCACGAGCCGCGTGTGGTCATCAAGAGCCTGCTCGCCGAGGACGTGCCGGGGGAATTGCAGCGCCTCGACACCGCCATCGAAGCGATGCGCAGTTCCATCGACGAGCTGGTCGCCCATGGCGATCGGATGGGCGCGGGCGAGCATCGCGAAGTGCTCGAAGCGGTGCGCATGGTCGCGAACGACCGCGGCTGGCTGCGCCGCCTGCGCGAGGCGGTCATGACCGGCCTTACGGCCGAGGCTGCGGTGGAGCGGGTGCAGAACGACGCCCGCGCCCGCATGCAACGCCAGACCGATCCCTATCTGCGCGACAGGCTTCACGATCTCGACGACATCGCCAACCGGCTGCTGCATCAGCTTACCGGCCAGAGCTATGTCGCGGACCGCGACAGCGTGCCCGACAATGCGATCATCGTCGCCCGCAACATGGGTCCGGCCGCCCTGCTCGACTACGACAGGGAAAAACTCAGGGGCCTCGTTCTCGAGGAGGGCGGGCCTGCGAGCCACGTCGCCATCGTGGCCCGCGCTCTGGGCATTGCGGCGGTCGGACTCGTTCCCAACATCACGGGAATAGTCGAGCCCAACGACCCCATCATCATCGACGGCTCCACCGGCGACCTTCACGTCCGGCCGCAGCAGGACGTCAGGAGCGCCTACGGGGAAAAGGCCCGGCTGCGCGCGCGGCGGCAGGAGCAATATGCGGCGCTGCGCGACATTGCCTCGGTCACGAAGGACGGGGTGGAGATAGCGCTCCACATGAACGCCGGCCTGACCGTGGACGTGCCTTTCGTCCGCGACACCGGCGCGCGCTCGATCGGCCTGTTCCGCACCGAACTGCAGTTCATGCTCGCGAACCGCTTCCCGCGCATGAAGGACCAGTATCTGTTCTACAAGACCGTGCTCGACGCCGTTCCCGACCGTCCCGTCACCTTCCGCACCCTGGATATCGGTTCGGACAAGATTTTGCCTTACATGGCGACGATCGAGGAAGAGAACCCCGCCCTCGGCTGGCGGGCCATTCGCATCGGCCTCGACCGCCCCGGCCTGTTGCGCATGCAGCTGCGCGCGATGCTGAAGGCGGCGGGCGGCCGCGATCTGCGCATCATGTTCCCGATGGTCGCCAATGTTGCGGAGTTCGATCTCGCCAAGGCGATAGCCCTGCGCGAACTCGATCTCATCCGCCGCCACGGCCACGCGACGCCGACCACGCTGGATCTCGGCGCCATGGTGGAGGTTCCCGCGCTGCTTTGGGAGCTGGATCAGCTGGCCGAGCACGCCGATTTCCTCTCCGTCGGCTCGAACGACCTGGTGCAGTATCTCTATGCCGCCGACCGCGACAACACGCGCGTCGCCAAGCGTTACGACAATCTGTCGGTTCCGGTGCTGCGCGCGCTCAAGACCATTCTCGAAGCGGGAGCGAAGGCGGGCAAGCCCGTGACTCTATGCGGAGAGATGGGCGGGCGTCCGCTCGAGGCCATGGCGCTGCTGGCGCTGGGTTATCGCTCGCTTTCGATGTCGCCCTCCTCGATCGGGCCGGTGAAGGCGATGATTCTGAGCCTGGATATGGAACAGGCCACGGCCTTCCTCGCGTCGCTGATGGCGAACAACGACGGCCAGCCGTCGCTGCGCGAAAATCTTCGCCAATTCGCCAGCGCACAGGGCGTCGCGTTGTAG